A genomic window from Nosocomiicoccus massiliensis includes:
- a CDS encoding recombinase family protein, translated as MESSRNVTVIPARPRRTREVSDKQKLRVAAYCRVSTDSDEQATSYEVQIEHYTSYIQANPEWKLAGVYADDGITGTNTKMREQFNKMIADCMDGKIDMIITKSISRFARNTLDCLKYIRKLKEQDIPVFFEKENINSMDAKGEVMLTIMASLAQQESQSLSQNVKLGIQYRYQQGEVQVNHNRFLGYTKDENKRLVIVPEEAEIIKRIYREYLEGFSLNKIAKGLEADGILTGAGRKKWYSSSLHKILTNEKYMGDALLQKTYTVDFLSKKRVNNDGVVPQYYVENNHEAIIPKHLFMLVQEELKKRKIAHISKNGQRRNYSSNHSLAQIVFCENCGEIFRRVHWNNRGKRSIVWRCVSRLENTGVFCDARTVREDDLKQAVIQAINELFKNRSNFLKVLEQNIAHTLSSHLHDKLVKVEKELEALQHSLIGLANSNKDYNDVVDNIYKRREEKQQLQLEIAEQDNGRERLEQISALLKEQTCELETYDEQLVKRMVERIVVHPEKLEIEFKSEMIVEIDV; from the coding sequence ATGGAAAGTTCAAGAAATGTTACAGTCATCCCGGCAAGACCAAGAAGAACGAGGGAAGTAAGTGATAAGCAAAAGCTGAGGGTAGCTGCTTATTGCCGAGTATCAACTGACAGTGATGAACAGGCAACGAGTTATGAAGTGCAAATCGAACATTACACGTCATACATTCAAGCTAATCCCGAGTGGAAACTTGCAGGAGTTTATGCAGACGATGGCATTACAGGAACGAACACAAAAATGCGAGAACAGTTTAATAAAATGATAGCTGATTGTATGGATGGAAAAATCGATATGATCATTACAAAGTCCATTAGCCGATTTGCAAGGAACACGTTAGATTGCTTGAAATATATAAGAAAGCTGAAAGAACAAGATATACCCGTATTCTTTGAAAAAGAAAATATCAATTCGATGGATGCGAAAGGGGAAGTGATGTTGACGATTATGGCGTCACTTGCTCAGCAAGAAAGTCAGTCGCTTAGCCAAAACGTAAAACTTGGTATTCAATATCGATACCAACAAGGCGAAGTGCAAGTAAACCATAATCGATTTCTCGGCTACACAAAAGATGAAAATAAACGCTTAGTCATTGTGCCAGAAGAGGCGGAAATCATCAAGCGAATTTACCGAGAATACCTGGAAGGATTTAGCTTAAATAAAATTGCAAAAGGACTTGAAGCGGACGGCATATTAACAGGTGCGGGAAGAAAGAAATGGTACAGTAGTTCACTGCATAAAATTCTGACGAACGAAAAATATATGGGAGATGCACTCCTTCAAAAAACATATACAGTCGATTTCTTATCGAAAAAGCGAGTGAACAACGATGGGGTTGTTCCACAATATTATGTAGAAAACAATCATGAAGCTATCATACCAAAGCACCTTTTCATGTTAGTACAAGAAGAATTGAAAAAACGAAAAATCGCTCATATTAGTAAAAATGGACAAAGGCGAAATTACAGCAGTAACCACAGTTTGGCTCAGATTGTATTTTGTGAAAACTGTGGAGAAATATTTAGAAGAGTCCATTGGAATAACCGAGGGAAGAGGTCAATCGTTTGGCGATGCGTCAGCAGGCTTGAAAATACAGGAGTGTTTTGTGATGCGCGAACTGTTAGAGAAGATGACTTAAAGCAAGCCGTTATCCAAGCGATAAATGAACTGTTTAAAAATCGGAGCAACTTTCTAAAAGTCTTAGAACAAAATATTGCACATACGTTATCAAGTCATTTACACGATAAACTGGTGAAAGTTGAAAAAGAACTGGAAGCCTTGCAACATTCTTTAATCGGCCTAGCGAATTCGAACAAAGACTATAATGACGTTGTCGATAATATTTACAAACGTAGAGAAGAAAAACAACAACTTCAACTAGAGATTGCAGAACAAGATAATGGAAGAGAACGATTGGAACAAATATCAGCGTTATTAAAAGAGCAAACATGCGAACTAGAAACGTATGATGAGCAGCTAGTTAAGCGGATGGTTGAGAGAATTGTAGTTCATCCTGAAAAGTTGGAGATTGAATTTAAGTCTGAAATGATTGTTGAAATTGATGTATAG
- a CDS encoding recombinase — translation MAHTPFGYQIENGKVVINKEELKQLQHLFQAYLSGLSLANAAKEAGIKRNHGGITRILTDERYLGTDIFPTLISKELFEKVKIERYKRAKKLGRLNKKQEETPFEIPTFTLPSIDIKHDNPYKQAEYVYSLIESVVT, via the coding sequence ATGGCACATACACCATTTGGCTATCAAATTGAAAACGGTAAAGTAGTCATAAATAAAGAAGAGCTGAAACAACTGCAGCATCTTTTTCAAGCGTATTTATCAGGATTGTCATTAGCAAATGCCGCTAAGGAAGCGGGAATAAAGCGAAATCATGGCGGTATTACCCGAATATTAACGGATGAAAGATACTTAGGAACGGATATTTTTCCTACCTTAATATCAAAAGAATTATTTGAAAAAGTGAAGATAGAAAGATATAAACGGGCAAAAAAATTAGGAAGACTAAATAAAAAACAAGAAGAAACCCCGTTTGAAATTCCCACATTCACTTTACCATCTATCGATATCAAACATGACAACCCATATAAACAAGCAGAATATGTTTACAGTTTAATAGAAAGTGTGGTGACCTAG
- a CDS encoding zinc ribbon domain-containing protein produces the protein MLEYQASQKNVAAGSRKYLNRYPFSGKIECAECGDTFKRRIHTSTHRKYIAWCCSTHIKNRDECSMLFIKEERIHQAFITMMNKLVFARKEILHPLFETMKNGFKHDTEEQLDHIELQLTECYAKSQMLKKLMDDKFLEQKLYEEQRAKMDNQINELLEDKERLLRLIRNEEEQVYELKRLMSFTNKQQKVASFEETIFNEYIEKVYIHSSTKIGFLLKSGLLLKEEVNR, from the coding sequence ATGCTAGAATATCAAGCAAGCCAAAAGAATGTAGCTGCTGGAAGTAGAAAGTATTTAAACCGTTATCCTTTTTCAGGGAAAATTGAATGCGCGGAATGTGGCGATACATTTAAAAGGAGAATTCACACTTCTACGCATAGAAAATATATTGCTTGGTGCTGTTCAACACACATTAAAAACAGAGATGAATGTTCGATGCTTTTCATTAAGGAAGAACGCATTCATCAAGCTTTTATTACAATGATGAACAAACTCGTTTTTGCTCGAAAAGAAATACTACATCCACTTTTTGAAACAATGAAAAATGGCTTTAAACATGATACAGAAGAACAGCTCGATCATATTGAATTGCAATTGACTGAGTGCTATGCGAAGAGTCAAATGTTGAAAAAGCTAATGGATGATAAGTTTTTAGAACAGAAATTGTATGAAGAACAACGGGCGAAAATGGACAACCAAATTAATGAGTTGTTGGAGGATAAAGAACGGTTGCTACGACTTATTCGCAACGAAGAAGAACAAGTCTACGAACTGAAAAGACTGATGAGTTTCACCAATAAACAGCAGAAAGTTGCATCATTTGAAGAAACGATATTTAACGAATATATTGAAAAGGTTTATATACACTCGTCAACAAAAATAGGTTTTTTATTAAAAAGTGGCTTGTTGCTAAAGGAAGAGGTGAATAGGTGA